A single region of the Lycium barbarum isolate Lr01 chromosome 2, ASM1917538v2, whole genome shotgun sequence genome encodes:
- the LOC132625835 gene encoding G-type lectin S-receptor-like serine/threonine-protein kinase At1g11330 gives MMTSKQNLQDFLVNILVFNSFYLGLCFSICSINSTQYLRDPATLWCNDNIFKLGFFSPGNTSNRYVGIWYNFSETTVVWAANRDKPLKDSSGVFKIHKDGNLVMMNRMKEILWTSNVSSNKLSDILVNPNSITAQLQGGNLVLFDNSNNRNIIWQSYQHPSDTFLPKMKIPINSVKTGEKTGLRSWKNPLDPNFGNFSTSITAILPQVLIWKGKNIHWRSGQWNGQVFIGVKDMRSVHTGGYDVVDDEGTVYVTGLVERKEVTRIVLDPSGNFVQSYWDGIDRIWKFLWSAIQNDCDVYGTCGPFGSCNSLDSPICSCFRGFEPKNREEWEKGNWTSGCVRRKPLQCNQEKNKTSKRDGFLKLGFMKVPDLAEWLPPKLEDECRSQCLSNCSCLAYAFDTGIGCMSWSRFLIDVQKFQGSGTTLYIRVAHSELDHPGEIRLIAILVIVSFFTICVGVFLSWFWMSRRRGKIWFHFKRKRQLDGKKISWEENVTKLDLEELPIFKFEVLAMSTDQFHENNKLGQGGFGPVYKGVLADGEEIAVKRLSTASGQGMEEFMNEVLLISRVQHRNLVRLLGCCIEKEEKMLIYEYLPNKSLDVFLFDQTYKGMLDLSKRLHIIEGIGRGLLYLHRDSRIKIIHIPTLSHFVDLSSNFHCLSGYMAPEYAIKGTFSEKSDVFSFGVLLLEIMSGQKVASFWNEEMSLSLLGYAWELWKENDLSNFIDPVIWDPNFEMVLTKCIHIGLLCVQEFARDRPTISTVLSMLSSEVISLPAPLQPAFANFYDDINGGSVNYVTLTNLDGR, from the exons ATGATGACTAGTAAACAAAATCTTCAAGATTTTCTTGTTAACATTCTTGTTTTTAATTCTTTTTACTTAGGACTTTGCTTCTCAATATGTAGCATTAACAGCACTCAGTATCTAAGAGATCCAGCAACTTTATGGTGCAATGATAACATCTTCAAGTTGGGATTTTTCAGTCCTGGAAATACGTCGAATCGTTACGTTGGTATTTGGTATAACTTCTCAGAAACAACTGTTGTTTGGGCTGCAAATAGAGATAAGCCATTGAAAGATTCATCTGGGGTTTTCAAGATTCACAAGGATGGAAATCTTGTTATGATGAATCGAATGAAAGAAATTCTTTGGACGTCGAATGTTTCATCTAACAAATTGTCAGATATATTGGTTAATCCAAATTCAATTACTGCTCAGTTACAAGGTGGGAACCTTGTTTTATTCGATAACTCGAATAATAGGAACATAATATGGCAAAGTTACCAACATCCTAGTGATACATTTTTGCCTAAGATGAAAATACCTATTAACTCTGTCAAAACAGGGGAGAAAACCGGGTTAAGATCTTGGAAAAACCCTTTGGACCCAAATTTTGGGAATTTTTCGACTAGCATTACCGCGATTCTTCCTCAGGTTTTGATTTGGAAAGGGAAAAATATTCACTGGCGAAGTGGTCAATGGAATGGTCAGGTTTTTATTGGGGTGAAAGATATGCGTAGCGTGCACACAGGTGgatatgatgttgttgatgatgaagGTACTGTCTATGTTACGGGTCTTGTTGAACGAAAGGAAGTGACAAGGATCGTCTTGGACCCGAGTGGGAACTTTGTGCAGTCGTACTGGGACGGGATTGATAGGATTTGGAAGTTTTTATGGTCGGCTATACAAAACGATTGTGATGTTTATGGAACTTGTGGTCCATTTGGGAGTTGCAATTCATTGGATTCGCCAATTTGTTCGTGTTTCAGAGGGTTCGAGCCAAAGAATAGAGAGGAATGGGAAAAGGGAAATTGGACTAGTGGTTGTGTGAGGAGGAAACCATTGCAATGTAATCAAGAAAAGAACAAAACAAgtaaaagagatggatttttaaAGTTGGGATTCATGAAAGTGCCCGATTTAGCTGAATGGTTACCTCCTAAGCTTGAAGATGAATGCAGAAGCCAATGCTTGAGTAATTGTTCTTGCTTAGCCTATGCTTTTGACACCGGGATAGGCTGCATGTCTTGGAGCAGATTCCTGATTGACGTTCAAAAATTCCAAGGCTCTGGCACGACACTTTACATCCGTGTGGCACATTCGGAACTCG ATCATCCCGGAGAGATTAGACTGATCGCGATTCTAGTGATCGTATCATTTTTTACCATTTGTGTTGGTGTGTTTCTCAGCTGGTTTTGGATGTCAAGGCGAAGAGGTAAAATATGGTTTCACTTTAAAAGGAAACGTCAGTTGGACGGAAAGAAGATCTCTTGGGAAGAAAATGTTACTAAACTTGATTTGGAGGAGTTACCAATTTTCAAGTTTGAAGTGCTTGCAATGTCAACAGACCAGTTTCATGAAAACAATAAGCTTGGACAAGGTGGTTTTGGTCCAGTATACAAA GGAGTATTAGCAGATGGAGAAGAAATAGCTGTCAAGAGGCTTTCGACCGCCTCTGGACAAGGGATGGAAGAGTTCATGAATGAAGTTTTGTTGATATCTAGAGTCCAACATAGAAACCTTGTTAGATTATTGGGATGTTGCATTGAAAAAGAAGAGAAGATGTTGATCTATGAGTATTTGCCAAACAAAAGCTTGGATGTTTTTCTCTTTG ATCAGACGTATAAAGGGATGTTGGATTTGAGCAAACGATTGCACATTATCGAAGGGATTGGCCGAGGACTACTATATCTACACAGAGATTCAAGAATAAAGATAATCCATA TTCCCACATTAAGCCATTTCGTTGACTTATCGTCTAATTTTCATTGTCTTAGCGGGTATATGGCCCCAGAGTACGCGATCAAAGGGACGTTCTCTGAGAAATCCGATGTTTTTAGCTTTGGAGTGCTACTGTTGGAGATCATGAGTGGGCAAAAGGTTGCAAGTTTTTGGAATGAGGAGATGTCATTAAGCCTTCTTGGATAT GCATGGGAACTCTGGAAAGAGAATGATTTATCAAATTTCATTGATCCAGTGATATGGGATCCCAACTTTGAAATGGTGTTAACAAAATGCATACACATAGGTTTGCTATGTGTTCAAGAATTTGCTAGAGACAGGCCAACAATTTCAACAGTACTCTCCATGCTTTCTAGTGAAGTTATAAGTCTGCCAGCACCATTGCAGCCTGCTTTTGCTAACTTTTATGATGATATTAATGGAGGTTCTGTAAATTATGTTACTTTGACAAACCTTGATGGTAGATAA
- the LOC132625833 gene encoding G-type lectin S-receptor-like serine/threonine-protein kinase At1g11330 isoform X2 — protein sequence MNGMKEILWMSNISSTSQVNPNSITAQLQGGNLVLFDNSNNGKLIWQSYQHPSDTFLPRMKIPINSVKTGEKTGLRSWKSPLDPNFGNFSTSITAILPQLLIWQGKNLHWRSGQWNGQVFIGVKYMRSVHTGGYNVVDDEEGTVYLTGLVDRKEVTRFVLDPSGNLVQSYWDGSERTWKFWWSAIENDCDVYGTCGPFGSCNSLDSPICSCLRGFEPKNREEWEKRNWTSGCVRRKNLQCDQEKNKTSSKRDGFLKVEFMKVPNFAQWLPPKLDDECRSICLSNCSCLAYAFDTGIGCMSWSGSLIDVQQFQGSGTTLYIRVAHSELDHHREITLLAILVILLLFTVCVGVFLSWFWISRRRGKIWFHFKRNHQLEGKKISLEENVTKIDLEDLPIFKFEVLAMSTDQFHENNKLGQGGFGPVYKGVLGDGQEIAVKRLSTASGQGMEEFMNEVLLISRVQHRNLVRLLGCCIEKEEKMLIYEYLPNKGLDVFLFDQTHKGMLDLSKRLHIIEGIGRGLLYLHRDSRIKIIHRDLKPSNILLDNDFNPKISDFGMARIFKCNQDQAETRKVAGTYGYMAPEYAIKGTFSEKSDVFSFGVLLLEIMSGQKVASFWNEETSLSLVGYAWELWKENDLSNFIDPVIWNPNFEMVLTKCTHIGLLCVQEFARDRPTISTVLSMLSSEVISLPAPLQPAFANFYDDNIGGSVNYVTLTNLDGR from the exons ATGAATGGAATGAAAGAAATTCTTTGGATGTCGAACATTTCATCTACTTCACAGGTTAATCCGAATTCAATTACTGCTCAGTTACAAGGTGGGAACCTTGTTTTATTCGATAACTCGAATAATGGGAAGTTAATATGGCAAAGTTATCAACATCCTAGTGATACATTTTTGCCTAGGATGAAAATACCTATTAACTCTGTTAAAACAGGGGAGAAAACAGGGTTAAGATCTTGGAAAAGCCCTTTGGACCCAAATTTTGGGAATTTTTCGACTAGCATTACCGCGATTCTTCCTCAGCTTTTGATTTGGCAAGGGAAAAATCTTCACTGGCGAAGTGGTCAATGGAATGGTCAGGTTTTTATTGGGGTGAAGTATATGCGTAGCGTGCACACGGGTGGATataatgttgttgatgatgaaGAAGGTACTGTCTATCTTACGGGTCTTGTTGACCGAAAGGAAGTGACAAGGTTCGTCTTGGACCCGAGTGGGAACTTGGTACAATCGTACTGGGACGGGAGTGAGAGGACTTGGAAGTTTTGGTGGTCAGCTATAGAAAACGATTGTGATGTTTATGGAACTTGTGGTCCATTTGGGAGTTGCAATTCATTGGATTCGCCAATTTGTTCGTGTTTAAGAGGGTTCGAGCCAAAAAATAGAGAGGAATGGGAAAAGAGAAATTGGACTAGTGGTTGTGTGAGGAGGAAAAATTTGCAATGTGATCAAGAAAAGAACAAAACAAGTAgtaaaagagatggatttttaaAGGTGGAATTCATGAAAGTGCCCAATTTCGCTCAATGGTTACCTCCTAAGCTTGATGATGAATGTAGAAGCATATGCTTGAGTAACTGTTCTTGCTTAGCCTATGCTTTTGACACTGGGATAGGCTGTATGTCGTGGAGCGGAAGCTTGATTGACGTTCAGCAATTCCAAGGCTCTGGCACGACCCTTTACATCCGCGTAGCACATTCTGAACTCG ATCATCACCGAGAGATCACACTATTAGCAATTCTggttatattattgttgtttacTGTTTGTGTCGGCGTATTTCTTAGCTGGTTTTGGATATCAAGGCGAAGAGGTAAAATATGGTTCCACTTTAAAAGGAACCATCAGTTGGAGGGAAAGAAAATCTCTTTGGAAGAAAATGTTACTAAAATTGATTTGGAGGACTTACCAATTTTCAAGTTTGAAGTGCTAGCAATGTCAACAGACCAGTTTCATGAGAACAATAAGCTTGGACAAGGTGGTTTTGGTCCAGTATACAAG GGGGTACTAGGCGACGGGCAAGAAATAGCTGTCAAGAGGCTTTCGACCGCCTCAGGACAAGGGATGGAAGAGTTCATGAATGAAGTTTTGTTGATATCTAGAGTCCAACATAGAAACCTTGTCAGATTATTGGGATGTTGCATTGAAAAAGAAGAGAAGATGTTGATCTATGAGTATTTGCCAAACAAAGGCTTGGATGTTTTTCTCTTTG ATCAAACGCATAAAGGGATGTTGGATTTGAGCAAACGATTGCACATTATCGAAGGGATTGGCCGAGGACTACTATATCTACACAGAGATTCAAGAATAAAGATAATCCACAGAGATTTAAAGCCAAGTAACATCTTGCTAGATAATGATTTCAATCCGAAGATTTCAGACTTTGGCATGGCTAGGATATTCAAATGTAACCAAGATCAAGCAGAGACAAGGAAAGTTGCAGGAACCTA TGGGTATATGGCCCCAGAGTACGCGATCAAAGGGACGTTCTCTGAGAAATCCGACGTTTTTAGCTTTGGAGTGCTACTGTTGGAGATCATGAGTGGGCAAAAGGTTGCAAGTTTTTGGAATGAGGAGACCTCATTAAGCCTTGTTGGATAT GCATGGGAACTCTGGAAAGAGAATGATTTATCAAATTTCATTGATCCAGTGATATGGAATCCCAACTTTGAAATGGTGTTGACAAAATGCACACACATAGGGTTGCTATGTGTTCAAGAATTTGCTAGAGACAGGCCAACAATTTCAACAGTACTTTCCATGCTTTCTAGTGAAGTTATAAGTCTGCCAGCACCATTGCAGCCTGCTTTTGCTAacttctatgatgataatatTGGAGGTTCTGTAAATTATGTCACTTTGACAAACCTTGATGGTAGATAA
- the LOC132625833 gene encoding G-type lectin S-receptor-like serine/threonine-protein kinase At1g11330 isoform X1: MMTSNQNLQGFLVNILVLHSFYLGLCLSICTINITQYLRDPATLWCNDNLFKLGFFSPGNTSNRYVGIWYNFSETTVVWVANRDRPLKDSSGVFKIHKDGNLVVMNGMKEILWMSNISSTSQVNPNSITAQLQGGNLVLFDNSNNGKLIWQSYQHPSDTFLPRMKIPINSVKTGEKTGLRSWKSPLDPNFGNFSTSITAILPQLLIWQGKNLHWRSGQWNGQVFIGVKYMRSVHTGGYNVVDDEEGTVYLTGLVDRKEVTRFVLDPSGNLVQSYWDGSERTWKFWWSAIENDCDVYGTCGPFGSCNSLDSPICSCLRGFEPKNREEWEKRNWTSGCVRRKNLQCDQEKNKTSSKRDGFLKVEFMKVPNFAQWLPPKLDDECRSICLSNCSCLAYAFDTGIGCMSWSGSLIDVQQFQGSGTTLYIRVAHSELDHHREITLLAILVILLLFTVCVGVFLSWFWISRRRGKIWFHFKRNHQLEGKKISLEENVTKIDLEDLPIFKFEVLAMSTDQFHENNKLGQGGFGPVYKGVLGDGQEIAVKRLSTASGQGMEEFMNEVLLISRVQHRNLVRLLGCCIEKEEKMLIYEYLPNKGLDVFLFDQTHKGMLDLSKRLHIIEGIGRGLLYLHRDSRIKIIHRDLKPSNILLDNDFNPKISDFGMARIFKCNQDQAETRKVAGTYGYMAPEYAIKGTFSEKSDVFSFGVLLLEIMSGQKVASFWNEETSLSLVGYAWELWKENDLSNFIDPVIWNPNFEMVLTKCTHIGLLCVQEFARDRPTISTVLSMLSSEVISLPAPLQPAFANFYDDNIGGSVNYVTLTNLDGR; encoded by the exons ATGATGACTAGTAACCAAAATCTTCAAGGTTTTCTTGTTAACATTCTTGTTCTTCATTCTTTTTACTTAGGACTTTGCTTATCAATATGTACCATTAACATCACTCAGTATCTAAGAGATCCAGCAACTTTATGGTGCAATGATAACCTCTTCAAGTTGGGATTTTTCAGTCCTGGAAATACGTCGAATCGTTATGTTGGTATTTGGTATAACTTCTCAGAAACAACTGTTGTTTGGGTGGCAAATAGAGACAGGCCTTTGAAAGATTCGTCCGGGGTTTTCAAGATTCACAAGGATGGAAATCTTGTTGTGATGAATGGAATGAAAGAAATTCTTTGGATGTCGAACATTTCATCTACTTCACAGGTTAATCCGAATTCAATTACTGCTCAGTTACAAGGTGGGAACCTTGTTTTATTCGATAACTCGAATAATGGGAAGTTAATATGGCAAAGTTATCAACATCCTAGTGATACATTTTTGCCTAGGATGAAAATACCTATTAACTCTGTTAAAACAGGGGAGAAAACAGGGTTAAGATCTTGGAAAAGCCCTTTGGACCCAAATTTTGGGAATTTTTCGACTAGCATTACCGCGATTCTTCCTCAGCTTTTGATTTGGCAAGGGAAAAATCTTCACTGGCGAAGTGGTCAATGGAATGGTCAGGTTTTTATTGGGGTGAAGTATATGCGTAGCGTGCACACGGGTGGATataatgttgttgatgatgaaGAAGGTACTGTCTATCTTACGGGTCTTGTTGACCGAAAGGAAGTGACAAGGTTCGTCTTGGACCCGAGTGGGAACTTGGTACAATCGTACTGGGACGGGAGTGAGAGGACTTGGAAGTTTTGGTGGTCAGCTATAGAAAACGATTGTGATGTTTATGGAACTTGTGGTCCATTTGGGAGTTGCAATTCATTGGATTCGCCAATTTGTTCGTGTTTAAGAGGGTTCGAGCCAAAAAATAGAGAGGAATGGGAAAAGAGAAATTGGACTAGTGGTTGTGTGAGGAGGAAAAATTTGCAATGTGATCAAGAAAAGAACAAAACAAGTAgtaaaagagatggatttttaaAGGTGGAATTCATGAAAGTGCCCAATTTCGCTCAATGGTTACCTCCTAAGCTTGATGATGAATGTAGAAGCATATGCTTGAGTAACTGTTCTTGCTTAGCCTATGCTTTTGACACTGGGATAGGCTGTATGTCGTGGAGCGGAAGCTTGATTGACGTTCAGCAATTCCAAGGCTCTGGCACGACCCTTTACATCCGCGTAGCACATTCTGAACTCG ATCATCACCGAGAGATCACACTATTAGCAATTCTggttatattattgttgtttacTGTTTGTGTCGGCGTATTTCTTAGCTGGTTTTGGATATCAAGGCGAAGAGGTAAAATATGGTTCCACTTTAAAAGGAACCATCAGTTGGAGGGAAAGAAAATCTCTTTGGAAGAAAATGTTACTAAAATTGATTTGGAGGACTTACCAATTTTCAAGTTTGAAGTGCTAGCAATGTCAACAGACCAGTTTCATGAGAACAATAAGCTTGGACAAGGTGGTTTTGGTCCAGTATACAAG GGGGTACTAGGCGACGGGCAAGAAATAGCTGTCAAGAGGCTTTCGACCGCCTCAGGACAAGGGATGGAAGAGTTCATGAATGAAGTTTTGTTGATATCTAGAGTCCAACATAGAAACCTTGTCAGATTATTGGGATGTTGCATTGAAAAAGAAGAGAAGATGTTGATCTATGAGTATTTGCCAAACAAAGGCTTGGATGTTTTTCTCTTTG ATCAAACGCATAAAGGGATGTTGGATTTGAGCAAACGATTGCACATTATCGAAGGGATTGGCCGAGGACTACTATATCTACACAGAGATTCAAGAATAAAGATAATCCACAGAGATTTAAAGCCAAGTAACATCTTGCTAGATAATGATTTCAATCCGAAGATTTCAGACTTTGGCATGGCTAGGATATTCAAATGTAACCAAGATCAAGCAGAGACAAGGAAAGTTGCAGGAACCTA TGGGTATATGGCCCCAGAGTACGCGATCAAAGGGACGTTCTCTGAGAAATCCGACGTTTTTAGCTTTGGAGTGCTACTGTTGGAGATCATGAGTGGGCAAAAGGTTGCAAGTTTTTGGAATGAGGAGACCTCATTAAGCCTTGTTGGATAT GCATGGGAACTCTGGAAAGAGAATGATTTATCAAATTTCATTGATCCAGTGATATGGAATCCCAACTTTGAAATGGTGTTGACAAAATGCACACACATAGGGTTGCTATGTGTTCAAGAATTTGCTAGAGACAGGCCAACAATTTCAACAGTACTTTCCATGCTTTCTAGTGAAGTTATAAGTCTGCCAGCACCATTGCAGCCTGCTTTTGCTAacttctatgatgataatatTGGAGGTTCTGTAAATTATGTCACTTTGACAAACCTTGATGGTAGATAA
- the LOC132629212 gene encoding putative clathrin assembly protein At1g25240 gives MRLWRKASGLLKDQNSIWLASLSRRTSFRNPEMEVAIIKATSHDEYSIDMKNVDRVYKWLRLSPSHLKSLIWSISLRMEKTRSWVVAIKGLMLMHGVYSSKIPAIQRIGRLPFDLWNFEDGHLDPSKIWGINAFIRAYFTYLDQKSSLLFMNLQERRNLQNLEHVNNDNNNNNNNNNYTIVVGEGRYSMIQDLVLLQKLQFLLDMLLETRPLCDTAVVPLVLEAMDCVMIEVFDVYSRICNGVARILLRIYSAGKVEASMALRIVQKAKIQGEELSFYFELCRSIGVKNAIECPRIEQIPDEDIKELEEIINGVSEKDAQLCKTIVVHEKTSDQNLEKQTKLRTVITDDWEKFDEDLMQNDGVLIKVAPNSINPFETCTNNVPSKPQELPDLISFL, from the coding sequence ATGAGGCTATGGAGAAAAGCTTCCGGTTTACTCAAAGATCAAAATAGCATATGGCTAGCTAGCCTATCAAGACGAACATCATTTCGAAATCCAGAAATGGAAGTTGCAATAATCAAAGCCACCAGCCACGACGAATATTCAATCGATATGAAAAACGTTGATCGTGTTTATAAGTGGTTACGTTTATCTCCTAGCCACCTAAAATCTCTCATATGGTCAATTTCGTTACGTATGGAAAAAACGAGGAGTTGGGTTGTTGCAATCAAAGGATTAATGCTCATGCATGGGGTCTATAGTTCAAAAATCCCCGCAATTCAAAGGATTGGAAGGTTACCATTCGATCTCTGGAATTTCGAAGATGGCCACTTGGATCCTTCCAAGATTTGGGGAATAAACGCGTTCATTCGTGCTTATTTCACCTATCTTGACCAAAAATCCTCCCTTCTTTTTATGAATTTGCAAGAAAGAAGGAACTTGCAAAACTTGGAACACgtcaacaacgacaacaacaataataataataataataattatactATTGTTGTTGGTGAAGGACGATATTCGATGATTCAAGATCTTGTCCTACTTCAAAAATTGCAATTTTTGCTCGATATGTTGCTCGAAACTAGGCCATTATGTGATACGGCTGTTGTCCCTCTTGTTCTTGAAGCTATGGATTGTGTCATGATCGAAGTCTTCGACGTTTACAGCAGAATTTGCAACGGAGTTGCTAGAATTCTGTTACGGATTTATTCTGCTGGAAAAGTCGAAGCTAGCATGGCACTTAGGATCGTGCAAAAAGCAAAGATCCAAGGTGAAGAATTGTCATTTTATTTCGAGCTATGTCGAAGTATTGGGGTGAAAAATGCAATAGAGTGTCCAAGAATCGAGCAAATCCCTGATGAAGATATCAAAGAACTCGAAGAAATTATCAACGGGGTTTCTGAAAAAGACGCGCAATTGTGTAAAACCATTGTGGTGCATGAAAAAACTAGTGATCAAAATCTCGAAAAGCAGACGAAATTGAGGACAGTGATTACTGATGATTGGGAGAAGTTTGATGAAGATTTGATGCAAAATGATGGAGTACTAATTAAAGTTGCACCAAATTCAATTAATCCTTTTGAAACTTGTACAAATAATGTACCTAGTAAACCTCAAGAGTTACCAGATCTAATTAGCTTCTTATAG
- the LOC132625836 gene encoding 65-kDa microtubule-associated protein 6-like: MRKKGEYYHSLPEGMMEFASPCCSVHMSSTCQTLLKELEQIWKDIGETEADKNRMLSELERDCLEVYRRKVEEASNRKSCLHQSVATKEAEVATLMAALGELNINSLIKPEKKSASLKEQLALVTPLIDDLRVKKDERVKQFADVKAQIDKISSEISEYFNIINAMSSLNQENHDLSLRNLSEYQSHLRALQKEKAERIQKVLDCVNEVHSLCGVLGLDFGKTVSDVHPSLHKTSLGQSTNISASALESLEQAIIRLKTERKVRYQKLKDVAGLLVELWTLMDTTREEKSKLSRITSVLCLSEAEVTEPGALSLEVIQQVSTEVERLTKLKASRMKELVIKRRIELEDICYRNHIEPDPSTSADKSSAMIDSGLVDPCELLANIEAQISKAEDEALSRKDIMDRIDWWLSACEEENWLEDYNQDYKRYSGGRGAHINLKRAEQARIKVTKIPVVVNTLINKTLAWEDEKQKLFIYDGVRLVSILEDYKLVRQQKEEAKKRARDQKKLHDMLLAEKESVYGSKPSPRRSSSFRKANGYRTNGNGSVTPSPHRNSFSSATPELLTPRSNSVRHNGYFKEMRRLSTVPLNFVATAKEDTVSFSSISGPEPESPPQG, encoded by the exons ATGAGAAAGAAAGGGGAATATTATCATTCATTACCAGAAGGTATGATGGAATTTGCAAGTCCATGTTGCAGTGTCCATATGAGTTCCACTTGCCAAACTTTACTTAAAGAACTAGAG caaATATGGAAGGACATTGGAGAGACTGAAGCTGATAAAAACCGTATGTTGTCGGAGCTGGAGAGGGATTGTTTGGAAGTATACCGAAGAAAAGTTGAAGAAGCTTCCAATAGAAAATCATGTCTTCATCAATCTGTTGCTACCAAAGAAGCCGAGGTTGCAACGTTAATGGCTGCTCTTGGTGAACTCAATATTAATTCACTG ATAAAGCCAGAGAAGAAGTCAGCgtcattgaaggagcaactggCACTAGTTACACCACTTATAGATGATTTAAGAGTTAAGAAAGATGAAAGAGTTAAGCAGTTTGCAGATGTAAAGGCACAAATCGACAAGATAAGTAGTGAGATTTCCGAGTATTTTAATATCATCAATGCTATGAGTTCCTTAAATCAGGAAAATCACGACTTATCGCTGAGAAACCTCTCCGAATACCAATCTCATCTTCGTGCTCTTCAAAAGGAAAAG GCTGAGCGGATCCAAAAAGTTTTGGACTGTGTAAATGAGGTTCACTCTTTGTGTGGTGTGCTAGGTCTGGATTTTGGAAAAACTGTGAGTGATGTGCATCCGAGCTTGCACAAAACAAGCTTGGGACAATCCACTAACATTAGCGCCAGTGCATTGGAAAGTCTAGAACAGGCCATCATCAGACTGAAGACGGAAAGAAAAGTTCGATATCAGAAG CTAAAAGATGTTGCTGGATTGTTGGTTGAGCTTTGGACCTTAATGGATACAACCAGAGAAGAAAAGAGTAAGTTATCGAGGATCACTTCCGTTCTTTGTCTTTCTGAGGCAGAGGTTACAGAACCAGGTGCTCTTTCGTTGGAGGTTATTCAACAG GTATCGACAGAAGTTGAGAGGCTAACCAAATTGAAAGCAAGCAGGATGAAAGAATTGGTCATAAAAAGGAGGATTGAGCTGGAGGACATATGCTACAGAAACCATATTGAACCTGATCCAAGTACTTCAGCCGATAAATCTAGTGCAATGATAGACTCTG GTCTCGTGGACCCCTGTGAACTCCTGGCAAATATTGAAGCACAAATAAGCAAAGCAGAGGATGAAGCTTTAAGTCGAAAAGATATAATGGATAGAATAGACTGGTGGCTTTCTGCTTGTGAGGAGGAAAACTGGCTTGAAGATTATAACCAG GATTATAAACGTTACAGTGGTGGAAGAGGTGCTCACATTAACTTAAAGCGGGCTGAACAAGCTAGAATTAAAGTGACTAAGATTCCAG TCGTGGTTAACACTTTGATTAACAAGACACTAGCTTGGGAAGATGAGAAACAAAAGTTGTTTATTTATGATGGG GTGAGATTGGTGTCAATATTGGAGGATTACAAATTGGTTAGACAGCAGAAAGAAGAGGCAAAGAAACGGGCTCGG GATCAGAAGAAACTCCACGATATGCTGTTGGCAGAGAAGGAATCTGTATACGGTTCAAAACCTAGCCCGAGAAGGAGCAGCAGCTTTAGGAAAGCAAATGGTTACCGTACCAATGGAAATGGATCTGTGACACCCTCACCGCACAGGAACTCATTTTCTTCTGCAACTCCAGAGCTCTTAACACCGCGTTCCAACTCTGTGCGGCATAATGGTTATTTCAAGGAAATGAGAAGGCTCTCTACTGTCCCTCTCAACTTCGTGGCTACGGCTAAAGAAGATACCGTGTCATTCTCTTCTATTTCGGGTCCTGAGCCAGAATCTCCACCTCAAGGCTGA